The genomic interval CGAACTCAAAGACCGTTATAGGAACCGTTTATTCCAAAACAGCTCGAACGCGCCGGGAGAAACATTCCTGAAATGGACTCCCAAAACCGGTTTTAAGGCATAGCTGGAGGCATCGATGACCCTTTTCACGAAAGACCTGTGCAGCAAGTGCGACTACATCAAGACCAAATTCGACCTTTCCGAATTGGGTATTGCCGTGGAGCGGATCAGTCCTGATAACTCGGATGTTCTTGCCCACCTGGCCTGGCACGAACTGGTGGAAACCGCGCAGAAAGAGCTTCCCATCCTGGTGCTGGACGATTGTTCTTCCATTGCCGGAGCCACGCGCATCAGTAGATACTTGAAAGAACACGGCGCCACTCCCGTCGGCGTCGTGGGAATCTCCAACACCCGTGCGTGAAAGCCTCCCCTTGCGCCGGGATAGAGGCTTCGATGTCAAAGGATTCATCGAGACCTCTTTTCTGGATTGGCCCGGCTACGTCAGTTCGGTGCTTTTTTTGGGCGGCTGTAACCTTCGGTGCCCGTATTGCCACAACCACGCCCTGGTGACCCGCCCGGGCGAATTGCCCAGCCTCGACCTGGACGAGATATTGAGTCGTATGATCCGGTTTCAGGGTTGGATAGACGGAATCACCATCACCGGAGGCGAACCTACGTTGCATGCCGGACTATCTCGGCTCATCTCGGAATTCAAGGAAAAAGGCTTTCGCGTCAAACTGGATACCAACGGCACAAAGCCGGACGTACTCGAGAAGTTGATTAAAGCTCGACTGGTGGACGCGATCTCTATGGATGTAAAAGGTCCCCTCGACTCGGCTCAGTACAGCCGGTGCGTGGGAATCGAGATGGATGTGGATGTCATCGAACGTTCCCTGGATCTCATTACGGGCAGCAATATCGAATATGAACTCCGTACCACGGTAGTTCCAACGTTGCACGGGGAAAACGAGATCTTGAATATGGCCATGCGCCTGAAAGGGTGCCGCGGCTGGCGGTTGCAGAATTTCCGGGCTCAAGACGTTCTCGCTCCTCCTCTGCGTGAAGTAAAACCGTACAGCCCGGAGCGCATAGAGCATTTCAGAACTATTTCAAGACGCTGGGTGGCGCACGTTCATTAGAACTCCGTTGCCTTCGTGCATGAAACCGCCTTCCGTCGATGCCCGGCGATCGGGAAGGGCTTCTTTCATCGTCGCTTCCGGAACCGAGGCGAACAGAAGCGAATGCGATGATCGTTACCGTGCGTCTTTATGAGGAACTCAACGACGTTTTGCCCGTCGAGCAAAGGAAACGGGCATTCTCTCACGAGCTTCCTGAGGACTCGACCGTATCCGCTCTCCTGAACAGCCTCCGCATACCGGTGGAAAGGGTGGAACTGGCGCTGGTGAACGGCCGCTCGGTAAACCCATCCTGCTTACTTCAAGACAACGACTACGTCAGCCTCTTTCCCGTATTCGAGTCCATTGACATAGGGCCGCTGGTGCGCTTTCGTTCCTTTCCGCTAAGGTCGCCGAAATTTCTCACGGACCGAACGGCGGACGCCCTCGGTGAAAAACTGAGGCAGAAAGGGTATGACGTGCATCAGGAGGCGAATATGGATGATGCCGAACTCGCTGAAGTTGCCGACAGGGAGGGCCGGATTCTTCTCTCCGTCCGGATTG from Deltaproteobacteria bacterium carries:
- a CDS encoding MoaD/ThiS family protein; translation: MIVTVRLYEELNDVLPVEQRKRAFSHELPEDSTVSALLNSLRIPVERVELALVNGRSVNPSCLLQDNDYVSLFPVFESIDIGPLVRFRSFPLRSPKFLTDRTADALGEKLRQKGYDVHQEANMDDAELAEVADREGRILLSVRIGLGPSAGVARALSVPDGDPEVQLAHLLDRLSLG
- a CDS encoding anaerobic ribonucleoside-triphosphate reductase activating protein: MRESLPLRRDRGFDVKGFIETSFLDWPGYVSSVLFLGGCNLRCPYCHNHALVTRPGELPSLDLDEILSRMIRFQGWIDGITITGGEPTLHAGLSRLISEFKEKGFRVKLDTNGTKPDVLEKLIKARLVDAISMDVKGPLDSAQYSRCVGIEMDVDVIERSLDLITGSNIEYELRTTVVPTLHGENEILNMAMRLKGCRGWRLQNFRAQDVLAPPLREVKPYSPERIEHFRTISRRWVAHVH